Within Pelotomaculum schinkii, the genomic segment GCGCTCCAGCCCGCTTTTCCCCGGACTGTCTTGATCCTGCTGCGCTCCTGAGGCGCCAAGCTCCAGGACGTAGGCGTTGATTTTATGTGCTCTTTCTTTCAGGTAGCTTCTCCAGCCCCGGGCCTTAGTCCTTCGCTTGTCAAAATACTCCTGCCGGTCCTGGTACAGGTAATTAAGGAGCGCTTCCTTACAGTTACCGGGCAAGGCCAATCCGCTGGTAGAAAACTCGTATTCCTCTCCCACCTTGAGGACCCTCATCAGGAGGATGCTTCCCGATTCTATTTCAGATGCCGCGTTCACATCGTGCACGCGGATTACCCCGCGACCGAGTAATTCCCTGATCAACAACCCTTCACCGGGCAGGGCCATGGTTACCTCGTAGAGAGATATGGGAGAATTGGCCCAGTCCCTGGCCAGCCCGGAACCTTTTTCCCCCAGGTCTTGGAGGTTTTCCTGCCAGAATGTTTCAATCACCGTCTTGCCGCTGGACAGTTTATAATCAAAGATAAACCATTCAAAGCAGCGTTCCATGGTGAAGTCATCATAGCGATCAACCAACTGCTGGTCCATACAGCCCAGGTACAGGTCCTGTGCCCGTGCCGCTTCCCAGGCAAAGAAGGGCTGGTCTGCAAAATCACCGAGCCTGCGGCGTAAATCCTGCCCGGTGTGACGCCACCTGATCTGGTCAAGAGGGAAGACTTTCCGGCTGCAGCAGTGAAGGTAGGGCTTTCCGCTGCCGCACGGACATGACTTTTCGGTTCCGGACATGAGAACACCTCCCCATATAAGTTATGCCTGAGTAGCAATTATTCTTGACCAGATCGACTATTATTTATATCACATATGAAATTATTTCTCAATGGTGATCCGGCCGTTATCGACCTCCACTTTCAAATTAAAAAAATTCAGCGATGAGAGGGGTATATAGGTTATTTCATTTTTATGAAGAAGGGGAGTTGCCTCCGTCACTACTTGTCCGCCGGATAAAACCCGCCCGTCTTCTCCGGGATAAAAGAGCGCTTCCGATCGGGTATCTGCCACCTTGACGCTGCCGTCAGAAGACTGCCAGTCAACCCGGTAGCCCAGCGCCTCAAAGACAAACCTGAGCGGCAGATATATTGTGTCGCCCTGCTGCAGCGGCGCCTGCGAAAGCTTAACGGCGCTTCCGTTAACAATGGCCTCCGTCCCGCCGTCCTCAAGGATAACCGTTGTTTTGTCCGGAGGGTTTAACCAATTTTTAGCCGCTTCCAACTGAAGCTCCGGGGTCAGTACCTGGATGTCCGGAGCTAAGCCCGTATGGTCAATAACTCTGTCATTCGGGGTATGATAGTTGGCTGTGGTCAGTTTTAAAGCCCCTCCGGCTTGCAGTGGAATGACGGTCTGGACCGTCCCTTTACCAAAGGTCCTGTCGCCGATCAGTGCCCCCACGCCGTAATCCTGCAGGGCGGCGGCCAGGGCTTCCGACGCGCTGGCGCTGGCTCCGTTGACCAGGATTGCCACAGGCATACCTTCGGCAACCATATTGCCTTTGGTATAGTAACTCTGACGCTCATTATTGCTGTCGACGATACTGACTACCACCCTGCCTTTCTCCACAAAATCCCCGGCTATTTGGACGGCCGCTTGGAGATAGCCGCCCGGGTCGTTCCTCAGGTCCAATATCAACTTCTCCGCACCCTTTTGTTTCAACGTAATGAGAGCTTCTTCGAAATCATCAGCGGTACTGCTCCCAAAGATATCGATATTAATATAGCCGATACCACCATCAAGAAGCTCCCCCTGTACGGAAGGCAAATTGATGCTGGAGCGAAGCAGCTCAACATCAAAGTCGTCCCTTCCATCCCTCCGTATGGTCAACCGTACTCTGGTCCCTTCCGGTCCCCGTATTTTCTGGACGATATTGGGAAGTGATTCTTCAGCTATATCGTTCCCGTCAACTTTAATGATGATATCACCGGCACTGATCCCGGCGTTTTCAGCCGGGCTGCCTTCGATGATACGAAGTATGCTGGGATAGCTGTAACCGGGCGCGACTTCAATACCCACCCCAACAAATGTGCCTTGCAAGGAATTGCTGAATTCCTCCAACTCGTCCGGCTTCATATACACTGTGTAGGGATCTTCCAAAGTATCGACAAGCCCGTTGATGGCTCCGTCGTACAGTTCCTCCTCCTGCGGGCTGCTGATGTGCAGCTCATGGACGTACTCCAGGATCTCCTCAAAAGCGCCGGCCGATGAAGCGCCGGCCAGGGGCGGACCTGCCATCCAACAGGTCAGGAACAATGCCATGCACAGAACCCACCGGGCTCTTTTGCTCAATTGGATCACCTCACTATTTTTATCCGCTCTATTCTCCCTCGGCCAGGCAAAGTCCTGCAAGTTTTTCCTGCGCTCCAATATTAGGGTAGAGAAGGTATTTCGGGTCCAACCGGTGAAATAATATAAAAATGCTTAGAAAGGTGTTAATAACTGTGCCTCCAGAAATTATGATCATTATTGACGGCAACAGCCTTGTCCACCGCGCTTATCACGCCATACCCCTTCTCTCCACCAGTCAGGGGCTGGCAACTAATGCTGTCCTCGGTTTTACCAATATGCTTCTCAAGGTACTGGCCGAAGAAAACCCCGGCCTCATTGCTGTTGCCTTTGACAAGGGGCGGGTAACTTTCCGCCACACCGACTTCGAAGACTACAAGGCCACCCGCAGCCCTACACCTGAGGACCTGCGGCCCCAGTTTCCATTATTAAAAGAAGTCCTGCAAGCAATGCGCATACCGGTTTTTGAGATTGACAATTTTGAGGCTGACGACCTGATTGGAACACTCTCCGCACACGCCGAGCAGGCCGGGATTAAAAGTATTATTCTGACCGGCGACCGGGACGCCCTCCAGCTTGTATCTCCGCTAACCAGCGTTAAACTCACCCGGAAGGGCATCAGTGAATTGGAGGAATACGACGAAGGAAAGGTCTGGGACAGATTCGGCATAACTCCCCTGCAGTATACCGACTTTAAGGGACTGACCGGTGACCCGTCGGACAATGTCCCGGGCGTCCCGGGCATTGGTGAAAAAACAGCCTCACGGCTGCTCAAAGAATACGGCAGCCTGGAGTCGCTCCTCTCCGCAGCCGGTGAAATTACCGGTCGGACCGGAGAACAGGTCAGAGCTTTTAGGGAACAGGCGGCGTTGTCTAAAAAGCTAGTAACGATCCACCGGGAGGCGCCGATAGACATCGACCTGGAACAATGCCGGTGGAAGGGTCCGGACTACAAGGAACTTCTGGAGATATTTAAGAAGCTGGAATTCAAATCCCTGATTAAGTCCATTTACCGGGATGACGGGGTAACGGGGAGGAAAAAAAGGGAGGGCTTACGCAAATCCAGCGCC encodes:
- a CDS encoding SEC-C domain-containing protein; the protein is MSGTEKSCPCGSGKPYLHCCSRKVFPLDQIRWRHTGQDLRRRLGDFADQPFFAWEAARAQDLYLGCMDQQLVDRYDDFTMERCFEWFIFDYKLSSGKTVIETFWQENLQDLGEKGSGLARDWANSPISLYEVTMALPGEGLLIRELLGRGVIRVHDVNAASEIESGSILLMRVLKVGEEYEFSTSGLALPGNCKEALLNYLYQDRQEYFDKRRTKARGWRSYLKERAHKINAYVLELGASGAQQDQDSPGKSGLERMAVFAVENWQEALEKINQSGDFTLLRDLYDSSGGFRQAAAALLGRSCGKKPLRVVIGHLLLTPKFMVITVATTGFMQEARRMLIALFQENIVESIGRRRERPAEGMTAPLAFYSWPEPGYAAVADRVQDGLKALGYGPKQQKGALKLWYDFCSKEQPSIRKTAVWAATVIYAFSRLENEKAVKQQDLAGQYGVASSTISSRFRLLCQSLQLVAYDNRYTSKKPPLHGCRKTILF
- a CDS encoding S41 family peptidase — protein: MALFLTCWMAGPPLAGASSAGAFEEILEYVHELHISSPQEEELYDGAINGLVDTLEDPYTVYMKPDELEEFSNSLQGTFVGVGIEVAPGYSYPSILRIIEGSPAENAGISAGDIIIKVDGNDIAEESLPNIVQKIRGPEGTRVRLTIRRDGRDDFDVELLRSSINLPSVQGELLDGGIGYINIDIFGSSTADDFEEALITLKQKGAEKLILDLRNDPGGYLQAAVQIAGDFVEKGRVVVSIVDSNNERQSYYTKGNMVAEGMPVAILVNGASASASEALAAALQDYGVGALIGDRTFGKGTVQTVIPLQAGGALKLTTANYHTPNDRVIDHTGLAPDIQVLTPELQLEAAKNWLNPPDKTTVILEDGGTEAIVNGSAVKLSQAPLQQGDTIYLPLRFVFEALGYRVDWQSSDGSVKVADTRSEALFYPGEDGRVLSGGQVVTEATPLLHKNEITYIPLSSLNFFNLKVEVDNGRITIEK